A window of the Cucurbita pepo subsp. pepo cultivar mu-cu-16 chromosome LG01, ASM280686v2, whole genome shotgun sequence genome harbors these coding sequences:
- the LOC111792543 gene encoding 7-methylguanosine phosphate-specific 5'-nucleotidase A: protein MSGRVLCISTIPFRFHSISKLPSYPSSNSRLWFCGNQNVIRMEEQGFLQASEAVVADTDLLKKKLEAMRLSGPQKLQVIADFDATLTRYWIDGRRGQSSHGLLKQGNPDYDDKREELYKYYHPLEYSPTISIEEKTKLMEEWWGKSHSLLIEGGLTFDAIKQSVADATIAFREGVVELFELLEERDVPVLIFSAGLADIIEEVLRQKLHRSFKNIRIVSNRMVFDDNGCLVSFKGKTIHSLNKNEHALDMAAPLHDQLGDVNGATSDSASVRKRTNVLLLGDHIGDLGMSDGLNYDTRISVGFLNDNIENSLDSYRNAFDIVYLNDASMLGVVKLVHQLFPVGGI from the exons ATGAGTGGTCGAGTCCTGTGCATTTCAACGATTCCATTTCGCTTCCATTCCATCTCTAAGCTTCCTTCTTATCCATCTTCCAATTCCAG gcTTTGGTTTTGCGGAAACCAAAACGTGATTCGGATGGAGGAGCAGGGGTTCTTACAGGCTTCTGAGGCAGTTGTCGCCGATACCGATCTGCTCAAGAAGAAACTGGAAGCTATGCGCCTTTCGGGACCGCAGAAGCTCCAG GTTATTGCTGACTTTGATGCTACGCTAACGAGATACTGGATTGATGGCCGCCGAGGTCAAA GCAGTCACGGTCTTCTAAAGCAGGGGAATCCTGATTATGATGATAAGAGAGAAGaactttataaatattacCATCCCTTGGAATATTCTCCTACAATTTCGATAGAAGAGAAAACGAAGCTCATGGAAGAGTG GTGGGGCAAAAGCCATTCTCTTCTTATTGAAGGAGGTCTTACATTTGATGCAATAAAGCAATCAGTTGCTGATGCCACTATTGCTTTTAGGGAGGGAGTGGTTGAGCTGTTTGAACTTCTAGAG GAAAGGGATGTTCCTGTTCTTATATTTTCAGCTGGTCTTGCTGACATTATAGAGGAG GTCCTGAGGCAGAAGCTTCACAGatcttttaagaatattagGATCGTTTCGAATAGAATGGTGTTTGATGATAATGGTTGCCTTGTATCATTTAAGg GCAAGACAATTCATAGTCTAAATAAGAATGAGCATGCTCTTGACATGGCCGCTCCTCTTCATGACCAATTGGGTGATGTAAATGGAGCAACTAGTGACAGTGCCTCAGTAAGAAAACGGACGAATGTACTTCTTCTTGGTGACCACATCGGGGATTTGGGGATGTCAGATGGTTTAAACTACGATACGCGGATATCTGTGGGGTTTTT GAATGACAACATTGAGAACTCTCTTGACAGCTATCGCAACGCCTTCGATATTGTTTACCTG AATGATGCATCCATGCTGGGAGTGGTTAAACTTGTACACCAGCTCTTTCCAGTTGGAGGCATCTGA
- the LOC111792567 gene encoding vacuolar protein sorting-associated protein 60.2 — protein sequence MRRVFGVKKDKEPPPSIQDASERINKRGDSVDEKIKKLDAELSRYKEQIKKTRPGPAQEAVKARAMRVLKQKRMYEGQRDMLYNQTFNLDQVAFASEGIKDAQQTMSALKSANKELKGMMKTVRIQDIDNLQDEMMDLMDVSNEIQETLGRSYNVPDDIDEDELLGELDALEADMGFETETDGVPSYLQPDKESDLEGELNLPSAPTGHAAVPAGRTNAQAEDELGLPAVPRASLRG from the exons ATGAGGAGGGTTTTCGGCGTCAAGAAAGACAAAGAGCCGCCTCCGTCTATCCAAGATGCCTCCGAAAGG ATTAATAAAAGGGGCGATTCAGTGGATGAAAAGATAAAGAAGCTTGATGCTGAACTCAGTAGATATAAGGAGCAGATCAAGAAAACAAGGCCCGGTCCAGCTCAAGAAGCTGTTAAAGCTCGAGCGATGAGAGTACTAAAGCAAAAACGAAT GTATGAAGGACAACGTGACATGCTCTACAATCAGACCTTTAACTTAGACCAAGTTGCATTTGCCTCGGAGGGCATTAAAGATGCTCAACAAACG ATGTCGGCCTTGAAATCTGCCAACAAGGAGTTGAAAGGAATGATGAAAACAGTGAGGATACAGGACATAGAT AACTTACAAGATGAAATGATGGATCTGATGGATGTGAGCAATGAAATTCAAGAGACTCTTGGTAGGAGCTATAATGTACCTGACGACATTGACGAGGATGAACTCTTGGGCG AGCTGGATGCCTTGGAAGCAGACATGGGATTTGAAACTGAAACTGATGGGGTTCCATCATATCTCCAGCCCGACAAGGAATCCGATTTAGAAGGAGAGCTCAACTTGCCTTCAGCTCCTACAGGGCATGCAGCCGTTCCTGCAGGCAGAACCAATGCACAG GCTGAGGATGAATTGGGTTTACCCGCTGTTCCCCGCGCGTCCCTTCGAGGCTAA
- the LOC111792522 gene encoding dnaJ protein homolog, translated as MFGRPKKSDNTKYYEILGVSKNASQDDLKKAYRKAAIKNHPDKGGDPEKFKELAQAYEVLSDPEKREIYDQYGEDALKEGMGGGGGHDPFDIFQSFFGGSPFGGGGSSRGRRQRRGEDVIHPLKVSLEDLYNGTSKKLSLSRNVICSKCKGKGSKSGASMNCPGCQGSGMKVSIRHLGPSMIQQMQHPCNECKGTGETINDKDRCSQCKGEKVVQEKKVLEVVVEKGMQNGQKITFPGEADEAPDTLTGDIVFVLQQKEHPKFKRKGDDLFVEHTLSLVESLCGFQFILTHLDGRQLLIKSLPGEVVKPDQFKAVNDEGMPMYQRPFMKGKLYIHFSVEFPDSLNPEQCKALEGVLPPRSSVQLSDMELDECEETTLHDVNIEEEMRRKQVQEAYDEDDDMPGGAQRVQCAQQ; from the exons ATGTTTGGAAGGCCCAAGAAGAGCGACAACACCAAATACTATGAGATTCTCGGAGTCTCGAAGAATGCGTCGCAAGACGACCTAAAGAAGGCTTATAGAAAAGCCGCTATCAAGAACCATCCTGATAAGGGTGGTGACCCCGAAAAA TTCAAGGAATTAGCACAAGCCTATGAGGTACTGAGTGATCCAGAGAAACGTGAGATATATGACCAATATGGCGAGGATGCCCTCAAGGAAGGAATGGGTGGTGGCGGTGGTCATGATCCATTTGACATATTCCAGTCTTTCTTTGGTGGAAGCCCATTTGGCG GTGGCGGAAGCAGCAGAGGACGAAGGCAAAGAAGGGGAGAGGATGTTATCCATCCCCTCAAGGTCTCCTTGGAAGATCTCTACAATGGGACTTCAAAGAAGCTCTCTCTTTCACGCAACGTAATTTGCTCAAAGTGCAAGGG TAAGGGCTCGAAATCTGGTGCTTCAATGAATTGCCCTGGCTGTCAAGGATCCGGTATGAAAGTTTCCATCAGACACCTTGGCCCCTCTATGATACAACAAATGCAGCATCCTTGTAATGAATGCAAAGGAACTGGTGAGACGATCAATGATAAAGATCGTTGCTCACAGTGCAAGGGTGAAAAGGTTGTTCAGGAGAAGAAAGTTTTGGAAGTAGTTGTTGAGAAGGGTATGCAAAATGGACAAAAGATTACATTTCCTGGTGAAGCAGATGAAGCG CCCGACACTCTTACTGGAGATATCGTTTTTGTTCTACAACAAAAAGAGCACCCGAAGTTTAAGAGAAAGGGCGATGACCTCTTCGTGGAGCATACCTTGTCTCTCGTCGAGTCCCTTTGCGGTTTCCAGTTTATTCTAACTCATTTGGACGGCCGCCAGCTACTCATCAAATCCCTTCCTGGCGAAGTAGTAAAGCCCG ATCAATTCAAGGCTGTAAATGATGAAGGTATGCCAATGTACCAGAGGCCATTCATGAAGGGTAAACTTTACATTCACTTCAGTGTGGAGTTCCCAGACTCTTTGAACCCTGAACAGTGCAAGGCGCTGGAGGGGGTGCTACCACCCAGGTCTTCTGTGCAGCTCTCAGACATGGAGTTGGATGAATGTGAAGAGACCACTCTCCACGACGTCAACATCGAAGAGGAGATGCGCAGGAAGCAAGTACAAGAGGCTTACGACGAAGACGATGATATGCCCGGCGGTGCCCAGAGAGTCCAGTGCGCTCAACAATGA
- the LOC111792533 gene encoding apoptosis-inducing factor 2-like, whose translation MKGLQMKAAEDKKKVVVVGGGIGGAFVAYSLQFVADVVLIDQKEYFEISWAGLRSMVEPSFAERSVINHTDYLSNAKIVASSATNITDKEVIVSDGSSVPYDYLVVATGHEEAVPKSRTERLSQYQAECEKIKSANTILIVGGGPTGVELAAEIAVDFPEKNLKLIHRGSRLMEFVGFKASQKALDWLTSKKVEVILQQSISMQSLSDGVYQTSDGETIAADCHFMCIGKPVGSRWLKETVLKKSLDIHGRLMVDKHLRVRGFKNVFAVGDITDIQEMKQGYIAENHAHVTSKNLKLMLMGGNESRLATYKPGSQLAIVSLGRKEAIAQLPFITISGCIPGLIKSGDLFVGKTRKELGLAP comes from the exons ATGAAAGGTCTGCAGATGAAGGCGGCGGAGGACAAGAAGAAAGTGGTGGTAGTAGGCGGAGGAATTGGCGGCGCTTTTGTTGCTTATTCTCTTCAATTTGTTGCCGATGTCGTGCTAATCGATCA GAAGGAGTATTTTGAGATCTCATGGGCAGGGTTGAGGTCAATGGTCGAGCCATCGTTTGCTGAAAGATCCGTGATTAATCATACCGATTACCTTTCCAATGCAAAAATTGTTGCATCTTCAGCCACAAATATCACAGACAAGGAAGTTATTGTGTCAGATGGCTCTTCAGTTCCCTACGATTATCTTGTTGTTGCCACCGGTCATGAGGAAGCAGTTCCAAAAAGTAGAACTGAAAGGCTCAGTCAATACCAAGCAG AATGTGAGAAGATAAAATCGGCCAATACGATCTTAATAGTCGGAGGAGGTCCTACTGGTGTAGAACTTGCTGCTGAAATTGCTGTTGATTTTCCagagaaaaatttgaaactaataCACCGGGGGTCGAGATTAATGGAATTCGTTGGGTTTaaggcttcccaaaaggcacTGGATTGGTTGACAtcaaagaaagttgaagtGATCCTACAACAATCTATTTCGATGCAATCTTTATCAGATGGAGTATATCAAACATCGGATGGCGAGACTATTGCAGCCGATTGCCACTTCATGTGCATCGGAAAACCTGTTGGGTCTCGGTGGCTGAAAGAGACCGTCTTGAAAAAAAGTTTGGACATCCATGGAAGACTGATGGTTGACAAGCACTTGCGTGTCAGGGGTTTTAAGAATGTCTTTGCAGTTGGAGATATCACAGACATTCAG GAAATGAAACAAGGTTATATAGCAGAAAACCATGCTCATGTAACCTCCAAGAACCTGAAACTGATGCTAATGGGTGGAAATGAGAGCAGGTTGGCTACATACAAACCCGGTTCGCAGCTTGCAATCGTTTCGCTCGGAAGGAAGGAGGCAATCGCACAACTTCCTTTCATTACAATAAGTGGATGCATTCCTGGATTGATTAAATCTGGAGACTTGTTCGTTGGAAAGACAAGAAAGGAACTTGGATTAGCACCTTGA